Part of the Oncorhynchus masou masou isolate Uvic2021 chromosome 24, UVic_Omas_1.1, whole genome shotgun sequence genome is shown below.
ctacacaAAGTTGTCCATTATTTGGTGATTCACTTTTCCCAGTTAGGTTACACTAAATTATGCGTATGCAATTGTTTCACTCTGGTCTAATCTACTAGCGAAAACGTTACCACGATTAAGTTAGTTTGTTGCTGTGCATTCCAGATGGCCAAAGCTGGATTCATCCACACACCAACAGAGAACAGCCCGGACATAGCCAAGTGCTTCTTCTGTCTCAAAGAACTGGAGGGCTGGGAGCCAGATGATGACCCAGAGTGAGTTGTAAGACAATGATCATGGCTAAAGAAGCCTATATTGGTTAATTGTAGGCTCGCATGGTAAGTGTTTAAGCTAGTTACTACAACATGCATAGACGCTACTTACTTTTCGGTCTGAAAAAACATAAGGAACGTAGTTATCGTTCACATCAGCGAGAGGTTATTTTCCGAAAATAAACTGTTAAATTACTATGCACCTTTTAGGGTTAGCGTTTCCACAGGACCATATGTCCATCGCAACGCTTTCAGACCCCAGGCGGAAGAAAGAGATGACCGCTTTTACTAATTAGCCATCTAGCGTGCACCGAATACTTGTGTGGAACCGAAggactacattaaaatggtgcAAGACCCCAATGACGCTGCCCATGTTAAaacgaccttttggttactagaggcctctatcattaTCTATGGCTACAACTGTGATAAGGACAGTTAAAACAAAgtgtatattttacattttaaattgtttaaattatAAGGGTTGTATGTTTCTAGAACCGTATTGCAGTTTAGTTTATTGGTCTTTCAGCAATACCGGTTCTTAAAAACAGTTGTCATTAAACACTGCATTATTTTTCTGTTACCATAATAAGCATCAATGTTAAATAAATTCAACACATTGCATTGCACATGAACTGCTAAAAATGTCTGCCAGAGCCAGTTTACCTCTGAAAATAACACAAGGTCCTTGAACCCTGACTTGAAGGAGTAATGGCAGGCCAGACTATGCTCATGAAGCATACATTCTTGGGATAGTTAGCTACATACTCTGAAGAGGTCTGTGTGTAACTACAATGTTACTTGTTAAAAGCCTGATTCACCAGCCGGTGATCACTCGGTAACACTAACATACCATCTGATATATAGCAATACAATCATTTGAAAATGGTCCTTTTTAGGACCTCTGCGAGACAATGCATGTATTTACATGTTTCAGGTGCTAGAAAGCTAGGCGGTAGTGTGTCCAGATATCACCAGATAATGAATCCGGCTATGGGTAGTGAATGTCTAGCCTCTGCCCAGTGAGTGAAGACTGGGAGCCGAGGCTAGTTCAAGCTCAGATCTGGCTGTTCCTCCTCAATTTCTACACTAGAAATGGGATACAATTTAGTATTGTTGTTTCTATTGATCCCTTGCTAGTGTTCTCCTCATCATTGCATGACTCTTGTTCCAGGAAGGAGCATAAGTCTCATTCACCCAGCTGCAACTTCATCTCCTTGAAGAAGAGTGTGAATGACCTGACTGTGGAAGAGTTCCTCAAACTCCAGAAAGAGAAGCAGAAATTCCACATTGTAAGTTGAAATTCCACATTCTAGGTTGAGCTAAGTCTTTGGAAATCCCTGTAACAATTATACCTATTGCCAATATTGATAACTAAGTAGGTTTAATGCTCCTCCTATTGTGTGATTTACTGTATATGGGTAGAACAAGAATATCAACAATTACATATTTTATAAACTTTTATTTAATCAGGGGTTCCcaattgagaccagggtctcCTTTTTAATGGTGCCCAGATGACCTAAAATAAAAGATAAAACTACAAGATACAATAAGAAATGCATTACATTAGAACATCAGACATCATAAATATTTATTAAAGTCAATCAAAACAATTGCACACCTGTGAACTAATTTCTCATCTTGGTTTTAAACTGCCCTAGTGGTACCAGGGAATCCAAATGTAGTGATTTTGTAATTGATTCCAAAAAGGTGGAGCATTAAACTAAAAGTGGATTTACCTAGTTTGGTGGAGACCTGAGGAATTTCAAGAGTTAACCAAACCTGTGAAGGGGTGTTTGGtatcacttttttttttaaatactttaaCAACAAAGTTAGGTAAGTCAGAAGCTTGTATAGTAGAGCTTTGTAAACAAAGGGGGAGTAATGAAGTGATCTCCAGGACTTTAATGAAGACTGACCAACCTTTTGATGCAGTGTTGTGTATTAAAACTAATAGGATTAAGCCTGGTTTTGCTGCAGATCAAACACTCCATCACTGGTCTCTACTAGTGCTGACAATCCATCAGGTGATCAAATGTGTCCTATAAATATAGGCCTCTCTCTAAGTGGAAAATATAGGCATACTGTAGCTCTAAGATATGTGCGTGTGGAAAATTATGAATATACCAGATTGAAATGTCTTCTATTTTCCTATCACAGAAAAAGCATTGCAATGAGGCCATCACTAAGTTTGAGGAGGCGGCAAAAAGCAGAAGAGGTGAGCTCATCAAGACTGCCATGGATGAAGAGTGATGTGGAGGGACCTGTTTGAGTACTTTAAATGTTCTGCTCTGGAGTAATCACTGGTAGTGCAGTAGCCTAATGTACATATTCTGTCTGTCCGCATTAGCTAGGTGTTTTTACCAATAAATATTTTATTTCCCAATTTGACTCTTGTGATCTATTTGTCATGTATTGTGTTAATTTGATTGAACATATAAACTGGGTATGTGAGAATCTACTGGTAAGCCTGCTAGCATATTATAGTGAATGGTGGGGTAGGGAAGCTAGCCCGGGTTTCTGGCATGAAAGGCAAACACCCTACACATGGCTGTAATATTTGTTTGACACCAGTTGTCCATAATGGCCATGCGTAAAGTGTTAGAGTTAcgtaaattcgaatctggtatcaggataaatataacaatgagtcaccgattgtatactatgtttttattagctaagtaataaatggtaAATGCAACTTTCGCTCACTgcaataccacgcagggcagaacagagaactgacaggatgTATGTAAACAGTGTTCTTATACTGTGATGGacataggccaacagacgggttggaacaaTCACAGCAGAGGCTGGGTgtggtttaaacttgctcagcctattgcaggcgctcaggtGGGTCCCCGCCAAGCGCTTCATGGAGTCCTCCGTCGATGTATAGATCCTTACTGTTCTGGTATCGCAGCCTAGTTATACCAGTTGCTCAGTTCCTGCTATTGTGTTGTTCAGTATTTATCCATCTCAGTTAAACCTCGtgatgaccacccctccctatcacaactttgtaagatacagcaagtcacaccatgtgctcaatattgttacatacaaggacaaagcatctgctgggctgttatctacagttttgcaacatgcaggtcacaccatgttactcagttcttgtcacacacaaacaggcaagtagcaagcagttgtttaatctcatGATGTTCCAGTGCACAAATGCAGATACCTCACACAACCAACATCAaataatatttaatcatatatatggtaatggctataatgtaaaacacagaATCCCACAAAAGGGAGAGACACTTGTGCGCCTGGAACCAATAAAATAAGAGGACCCACCTGCTATGGACTCTGCCGCTGCTTGGAAATGTTATTCCTCAGCGGAAGTGGTCAATTCTGCTTCACGCCTCATCCTCGTAACGTTGTCAAAGCTCTTGAGCGGTGAACAAGATACACCATGAAAGAGCGTCATTCTGGAGATATGGGAATAAAGATTCCCAGCGGAGATTTTGATTAGTTGTGATATTTTACTACTAACTTCACTATAATCTGAATTACTTTAGCCTTTTACGGGCATTCACCCCTCTAGTCAACAACATAAATAGTGTAGAAATAGGGCGTTACCTGTCCCTATATCCGTGGGGAGTTGAATAGCGGCGCACGTGTTTTTATCTCGGAGCAAATACCTTACATCAATCAGGCGAGATGAAGCTGTCCTTTGGTTCTCTGGTGATCACTGCGGGCATCTTCGGTATGCTCAGTTTTGCGTTCCAGGCGGCAGCGATTGGGAGCGACTACTGGTACATTTAGGTGAACAGAACCAACCAGACCAATACAGAGGTTAATTTACGAAGGTATGTGTATACCGATGCGTGTCATTTGAAACCAATGCCTTGCTTAGATGGATGACTTTATAGTATAAggtaggctaggcctatttgtTATCCGATTTGATGTTGGTTGTGTGAGGTATCTGCATTTGTGCACTGGAACATCATTatgagattaaacaactgcttgctacttgcctgtttgtgtgtgacaagaactgagtaacatggtgtgacctTGTCCGGCTTTGTCCTTGTCCGGCTTTGTCCTCGACATCTTTCCTGTAGCAAGACAGTTTTATGGTCACAATGAAAACGGAATAATGAATTATCCATCTTTCCAGGTCAAAAGGTGTTTCACATTTAACTCCTCCAGCTACTCTGAACCTGCGATGCACATGTTAAGTGAGTTACCTGTCCATTATCACCTTAACCATTGTAAAATAAAACACTAACAGCTATTGTTATTTTGGGACATTTTGAATTGATTATGTTATTGATGAAACCTCTATTTGTGTGTCAAGTATGCTCCTATAGTTGGAATGTTGTGTGTCTGTTTCACCAGACATGCACAGTGTGAGTGTGGTCTTGCTCCCTCTTAGCCTGGTCCTTCTACTGTTTGGAGGAATCTGTGGCTTGATCAGTTCCATGTCCTGGGGCCCCGCCTTCCTCACCAGCACCGTCTCCTATCTCTTCTTCTGCAGTAAGTGTGgcctccatcatcatcattatctcTCGGTCTTAGGGCCCAAACACCAAGTCTTAGTTCTGCCATGCCAACTCCTTGTTACTCATTgtcatgtttggcatgacaagaAGTTGACATTATGGCACACAAGTAGATCTGGGATAAGGGGAAGGCTACCGAACACCTACAGGCCCAAGTCCAAAATGCACTCCTATGCAGCATACTACCATCCATATAGCCTTTTAAAGCAGCGTTaaccaactccagtcccccactACCCCCGGTAGCCCCACTCCAGTCCCCCACTACCCCCGGTAGCCCCCCTCCAGTACCCCACTCCGGTCCCCCACTACCCCCGGTAGCCCCCCTCCAGTACCCCACTCCAGTGCCTCACTAACCTGTGGTAGCCCCCCTCCAGTACCCCACGCCAGTCCCTCACTACCCCCGGTAGCCCCACTCCAGTAGCCCAACTCCAGTACCTGCGGTAGCCcaactcctccagtaccccaataGCCCAACTCCTGTCCCCCACTTTCTCCAATAGCCCAACTCCAGTCTCCCCTTGTAGGCCAACTTCAGTAaccctggtgagagagggagcaagagagagaattgagagaTGAGggtatatagacagagagagagttggagagattttattttattttgcctttatttaaccaggtaggccagttgagaacaagttctcatttacaactgtgacctggccaagtgtgacagtgagacataaacaacaacaacagagctacacatgggataaacacatgtacagtcaataacacaatataaaagccgtgtacagtgtgtgcaaatgaggtaaggcaataaataggccttagtggtgaagtaattacagtttagcaattaacactggagtgatagatgtgcagatgaggaagtgcaagtagaaatactgatgTGCAAAAGTGGTGTGCAGAGAAAAAAAATGCTGGCGTgcagaaaaacaaacataaatatggggatgaggtagttggttggttggatgggctatttacagatgggctgtgtacagctgcagcgatcggtaagctgctctgacagttgatgcttaaagttagtgagagagagataagtctccaactttagtgatttttgcagttcgttccagtcattggcagcaaagaactggaaggaaaggcggcaaaAGGAGGTATTGGCTTTGGGACTGACCAGTGAAATATTcctgctggagtgcatgctacgggtgggtgttgctatggtgagctgagataaggcagagttttagatgacctggagccagtgggttggCGACGAATATGCAGAGAGGTCcagtcaacgagagcatacaggtcgcagtggtgtgaggtatatggggctttggtgacaaaatggatggcactgtgtgttaggaattttatgaataaatgactaaacaatatccccatttcaaatagaactgtaactaagtaaatttatgctctgttttattatatctgattaacaatatgaatTCATAAGTGAGGGATTGTGGAGCCTGAAACGGGGTAATTAAATAAATACCATTCCAGCCAGATTGGAGAAGATtggaagtgtttttttttttaagtacccAGAAAGGGTaattaacctatggttgaactgACTCAACTTAGCACTTAAATGTTTAGATAAGACATTGTGTGTTTTCTTAGGTTTTCCATTAGCTGGAACTGTCTGCTGAAGGGTGATGGATGAAAAACCTTCTGAAGTTATCTCGAATGAACTTTTGAACTGTTGGGAGAAAGAATATTTTATGACCTGTGACGTCATATTTTGTACATAAACTGTTGTTCGAGGTTACATGGCAGCGAGCTCTgagaataaatactattatctatttttgataagactggtctctgtctattttatgcaaataagaatcttacaaattctcataaaatagactaAGTGAATTaaattaatgaaaacatattggaATAATTAAATTATACgaacactgtgatagactgcatccaagttgctgagtaaagtgttggaggctattttgtaaatgacatcgccgaagtcaaggatcggtaggatagtcagttttatgagggtatgtttggcagcatgagtgaaggaggctttgatgcgaaataggaagccaattctagatttaatttaggattggagatgcttaatgtgagtctggaaggagagtttatagtctcgccagacacctaggtatttatagtccacatattctaagtcagaaccatccagagtagtgatgctagtcgggcaggcggTGCGGGCagggatcggttgaagagcatgcatttagttttactagcatttaagagaaGTTAGAGGCCACAGAAggggtgttgtatggcattgaagcttgtttggaggtttgttaacacagtgtccaaagaagggccagatgtatacagaatggtgtcgtctgcgtaaaggtggatcagagaatcaccagcagcaagagcgacatcattgatatatacagagaaaagagttggcctgagaattgaaccctgtggcaccaccatagagactgccagaggtccggacaacagcccccccccccccactgaactctatctgagaagtagttggtgaaccaggcaaggcagtcattagagaaaccaaggctgttgagtctaccaataagaatgcggtgattgaccgagtggaaagccttggccaggtcgatgaattcggctgcacagtactgtcttttatcgatggcggttatgatattgtttaggacctttaatgtggctgaggtgcacccgtggccagctcggaaaccggattgcatagcggagaaggtacggtgcgattcgaaatggtcggtgatctgtttgttaacatggcGTTTGAAAACCTTTAGAAAGGCAggacaggatggatataggtctgtaacagtttgggtctagtttgtctccccctttgaagagggtgatGATCGCGGCCActtttccaatctttaggaatctcagatgatacgaaataGAAGTTGAACAGActtgtaataggggttgcaacagtGGCGGcaaataattttagaaagagagggtccagattgtctagcccagctgatttgtaggggtccagattttgcaactctttcagaacatcagctgtctcaacttgggtgaaggagaagtgtggGGGGCGGagggcttgggcgagttgctgcgggtgtgcagagctgttggggtagccagatggaaagcattgtccagccgtagagaaatgcttaatgaaattctcgattatcatggatttatttatcggtggtgacagtgtttcctagcctcagtgcagtgagcagctgggaggaggtgttcttattctccatggactttacaataTCCCAAAACATGGAGAGTTGAGGGGATGgcgagagagatgcagagatgagttgatgaagagagagatggcgagatcatggtatggagggagtgagagaaatggagtttggagagagagagatggagagagagacagatggatggagagatgagggtattgagatagagatgagggtattgagatagagatgagggtatgaagagggagaaatggagagatgaaggtatggagagagatggagaggaggatatgGAGAGATGAGGGTAtggacagacatggagagagatgagggtatagagagagagagagatggtgagggtatggagaaagagatggagaggtgagggtatataagagagagatggattagatgagggtgtggagagagagagagagagagaagaagtgcGGGTATGAGAGAGCGATAGATGGATGATGACACAGTACATTGTTTATTATCTTTATGGAGAGGTACTGGGAGCTGGAGTTGTAAAGACCTTCACTTTTACCACTAATTGTTTTTTTGGCCAATCAGATCTGATCTTTGACCAGTCATCGGGGCAACATATCAGAttgagctgcctgtgtaaatacaaCCTGAGTTGAACATAAATTAATTGGACATCACTCTGGAAAATGTCCTATTCGTTGTTGATGGACTGTATTACAAGGATTCTTTATCTTTAAAAGAATAGTGACTTGAGGTAGAGCGTTGTGTACTTTTTTGTTTTCAATTAAGAGTGACCAATGCAGCGGCTCCAGCCCGTCTAATGCTCAGCTCCTGACCAATGCAGCGGCTCCAGCCCGTCTAATGCTCGGCTCCTGACCAATGCAGCGGCTCCAGCCCATCTAATGCTCAGCTCCTGACCAATGTGCGTTGCCTTAGAATTAGTGGACCGGACATTCTAGATTCTACTAATTCTAACTCTATGACATGTCCCTCCCTACTGCTGCCCTTCTCTGCCCTTCTCTGCCCTGTGACCCTCCCAGTCAGGCCTGGAATAACCCTGATAAAGAAAGCCTTTAAAAGATGCAAGAGAACAGAGTTAACGAAATCTTCATGCCTTTAGCCCTAATCAACAGCACATGGCGAAATGGGATCAAGGCTggaatttgatttgactttctATCTCTGTGAATTTGGTTTGTCTTTGTGCCGTGTGTCTTTCTTTCTCAGCTGTGGTCACTCTCCGTGTTACACTATTGTGTGGTGCcttctctcatccttctcttGCTTCATTTCACTCTTCTGTCTTCTCGCACGCTTTATATTGCTCTTCTGTCTTCTCGCACGCTTTATATCGcatttctgtcttctctctctcacttcatatcgcttttctgtcctctctctctcgcttcataTCGCTCTTCTGTTTTCTCTCTCGCTTCATATCGCTCTTCTGTCTTCTCACTCGCTTCATATCACTCTTATGTCTTCTCGCACGCTTTATATCGCattcctgtcttctctctctcacttcatatcgcttttctgtcctctctctctcgcttcataTCGCTCTTGTCTTCTCACTCGCTTCATATCGCTCTTATGTCTTCTCACTCGCTTTATATCGCTCTTATGTCTTCTCGCACGCTTTATATCGcatttctgtcttctctctctcgcttcatatcgctcttctgtcttctctctctcgctttataTCGCTTTTGTCTTCTCGCTCGCTCGCTTCATTTCGcttttctgtcttctctctcgcTTGCTTCATATCGcttttctgtcttctctctcgcTTGCTTCATATTGTTCTTCTGTCTTCTCGCACGCtgttgaaggaattctaaattaCTCTGTATTATTTCCCAGTCAGAGTTaaatactctgtcaatgcattcaaagggtttgtaagaccctattattttataagaatggacagagccccggtcttaaaagtcaggtaacagcatTTAATTCAAGAGAATACTGGTAcatacacatttttccacaggttataaactgaaaatgacgtcagcgttttctaaatgttctatctcttcatgacactggtagagaggccctatagttctcgagccttccctcctcgcctgaagccaaggtcagtcagtgtagatagttcattcatttataccaaggcactgttctaaactcctgactatattatatacaattgggaatgggagcaagagagaaaattcatacatgtacagtacataagcatttggactagtcagtcctgattgaaatgtatacataattagtcatcattgataaaacaTTCCCTTAACACACGCTTCATATCGCTCTTCTGTCTTCTCTCGCTTTATATCGcttttctgtcttctctctcgctcgcttcaTATCGcttttctgtcttctctcttgCTCGCTTCATATCGCTCTTATGTCTTCTTGCACGCTTCATATCGcttttctgtcttctctctcgctcgctttaTATCGcttttctgtcttctctctctcgcttcataTCGcttttctgtcttctctcttgctctcttcatGTCActtttctgtcttctctctcgctcgcttcaTATCACTCGTCTGTCTTCTCTCTCGTTCGTTTTATATCgctcttctgtcttctctctcgcTTTATATTgctcttctgtcttctctctcgctcgcaTCGTACctctcttctgtcttctctctcgctcgcttcgTACCactgttctgtctcctctctcactcgCTTCATTTCGCTCTTCTGTTTTATGGACAGAGTGGCGcattggtctaaggcactgcatcgcagtgctagagacgtcactacagacccgttTTCGATCCCGGgcggtatcacaaccggctgtttTCGGCAGTCACATTGggctgtgcacaattggcccagcttcatccaggttagggaagggtttggcaggggtaggccgtcattttaaataataatttgttcttaactgacttgcctagttcaataaaaataacaaattatTTGTTATATCGCTCTTCTGTCTTCTTGCTTTCTTTATATCgctcttctgtcttctctctttaTATCGCTCTTTGTCTTCTCTTTATATCGCTCTTTGTCTTCTCTTTATATCGCTCTTTGTCTTCTCTCTTTATATCGCTCTTTGTCTTCTCTCTTTATATTGCTCTTTGTCTTCTCTCTTTATATCGCTCTTTGTCTTCTCTCTTTATATCGCTCTTTGTCTTCTCTCTTTATATCGCTCTTTGTCTTCTCTCTTTATATCGCTCTTTGTCTTCTCTCTTTATATCGCTCTTTGTCTTCTTGCTCTCTTTATATCGCTCTTTGTCTTCTCGCTCTCTTTATATCGCTCTTCTGTCTTCTCGCTCTCTTTATATCGCT
Proteins encoded:
- the birc5a gene encoding baculoviral IAP repeat-containing protein 5a, which gives rise to MDPFSEDRTKMYFYETRLNTYVGWPFEEGCACTPENMAKAGFIHTPTENSPDIAKCFFCLKELEGWEPDDDPEKEHKSHSPSCNFISLKKSVNDLTVEEFLKLQKEKQKFHIKKHCNEAITKFEEAAKSRRGELIKTAMDEE